AAATACTAagtgctggggaaaaaaaggggaatAGGGAGTGGCAATGGAGGTGctgaagtcctttttttttttttttttgttagagtttatttttatgtatcttgagagagatagaaagcaagcaggggacgggcagagaaaggGTGAACCgttcctgtcagtgcagagcccgactcgcagctcgagctcacgaactgtgagatcacgacctgggcccaaatcaagagtcagatgcttaaccaactgagccatccaggcgcccacaCAGCTGCTGTCGTCTTAAATAAGGTAGCCACGGAAAGCTTTGTGGAATGACATCTGTAGAGAGCAGAAGGAAGCGAGTGAGAATGGAATCCATGAAGATACACGAGGTTAAgaattccaggtagagggaaggACAGCTGCAAAGGCTGCTTTAGAACAAGGAGGGCCAACAGTGGTTGGAGTTGAGTAAACAAAAGGGAAGAGCAGGTTGGAGAGACAACCTTGAACTTTGATGTAGGTCCTTGTAGTCTATTTAAAAGATTTTCACTTTTGAGATGGGAAGTTATTTGAGAGTTTGTAGCAAAGAATAACATGATCTAGCTTAGGTTTCTACTGGGCTCACTCTGGCCGCTCAATTGAGAATGGACTGTAGTATGCATGAGAGCTTGTTGACGCGGTCCAAGATAGTAACATGATAAGTGATGGTGATAACTGGCTAGATTCTGGATATACTTTAAAGCCAACAGGATTTGCTGGCATATTGGCTTGGGGAGGAGAGCTGTTAGGGAGTCAAAAATGGCCCCAGAGTTTGGGGGCTGATAACTCTAAGGATGGAATTCCCACTAACTGAACTGGTAAGAACTAGAGGAAGGCTGGGTTGGGAGGTAAAGCTCGAGTTTTGGCCTAACAGACACTCAAAAGAAATTGTCAAGAAGGCTTCTGGATAGAAGTCTAGAATGCGGAGGAGTCCTGGTTGGGGGTACAAATTTGGAAGTCCTCAGCATACAGAATTTAAAAGCCATGAGACTGGATGAAAAACTGTCACAAAGAAGTGAGGTTAACGAAAAGAGATCCAAGGAAACTGTAACTTTTCATGAAACAGAAGCCTCTGGGGTAGTTGCGGGGGGAGGCGGTTAGGAGGGCAGTGGGTCGATGAGATTTCTCTTTTGGGTCATCCTGAGCGCTGTGCGGAATGGAGGGGAGCGGGGCGACGAGCGCCTGACCCGCAACCGTCGGACGTTCTCCCTACCGTGTGACGAACTGTAGGCCCAGCTGTAAAGGAGGAGGAGAACCGTGAGCGAAGAGGGAAGACCCACCATCGCCGCCCGcatcccctcctgcccctttctTACAGGAGATACCGGGCCTGGCCCGGACAGCTCTCGTATAGTTGCCGCGCCGCAGCCTCAAGGTAATGCTTCTGCCTCATCTCTCCCACTGCTCCCACGCGGCTAAGCCCCGGAGACGACAGCGGACTCCGGAAGCCGGCTTCCCAGCGCACCGGACTTTGACCTCGGACTCCAAGCTCCCTCCGGAAACAGGCGCCGGCCGCAGAGGCGTTCCGGTTTTCCTCGAGTCCCGCCCGGCGCGCAGGCCGACCCCCTCCCCACTTGGCCCTGCCCCCAGGCTCCGCCCCGTCCTCCCGGATCCGCTTCAGACCCACGCCTGCGCGGAGTGGCGGGAGCCGGCGGTGGTTTCGACGCTGGAAAAGAGTCACCGGCCGGCCTGTCTTTGGCTCCTGATGGCGTCCTATGTGATACCCCTGTTGTCGTTTCCTCAGCCCACGCCGCCTTCTAGATTCTCCATCGAGGATGTGGACTTGGGTCCGCAAGGAGGCCACCGGGGTAAGCGCGGCAGCGGGCCAGCCTACTCTCTCAGTGCACAAGCGAGCTTACCTTCACCCCCGTTAACTGAAGTGAAATACACATAGGAGAGTGTTGACGATTCAGTACATTCTCAGTGTTGCGCAAACACCACTGTTACCTAGTTTGgaaacatttctatcaccctaAAGAaaaccccttccccatttagcagTTGcttcccattctcccctccctgccagcccccgGCGACCACTAGTCCGCTTTCTGAATCTGTGGGTTTATTCTCGCCATTtcttgtaagtggaatcatacctGTCATCTTTTGTGTCCGGATTCTTCCACCTAGTATAATGTTTATGATGTTCATTCGCCTTGTAGCTtatatcagaacttcattcccttttatgaCTTTACGTCGTATGTATACCAAGTAGTCTTTATTCGTTCATCAATGATAGACAGTTGGATTATTTCCTTTTGGCTGCTGTGGATAGTGCTACTGTGAACATGTATGTTTTCTATTTGGGGGGGGGTAAATGGGAGTGAAAATGCTGGATCCTAAAGTAATGCCATGTTTAACAAAGATTCCAATTTCtcctacatcctcaccaaccctcATTTTccactttggtttttgttttgttttcttgtatttttattctaacCATCCTAGCGagtgtgaagtggcatctcactgtggttttgatttgcattccctagTGAATAATGATGCCAAGTAtcctttcatgtgtttgttgacaacttgtatattttctttggagaaatgtctattcaagtcccttgctcattttaaaattgggttgtttgccttttgttgttgagttgttagagttttaaaagatatattctgGAGACTAGACCCTTATTTATCCTtcattttcaatatttgaaaGGACTCAAATTGAGATAGGGAAACTGAAAGGATTCCATTTTTAGAAAGGCTccatctctgctgtttttctgcaAGGCCCCATTTACTCATGTTCTATATTTCACCTTGCGTCTGACTAAACCAAATAACCTATGCTCCCACTCGAAGAAGGAGGCAAGAAAGTTAATCattctttgagttttgttttagGCCTCCAAATGCCTGATAACATCTAAGAAGAACTGGATTTCAAACATGTTTCAGGACATTAGCTTCAAACAAATCTCACCCACCGCTGGCATCGATATCCCCTCCCTGCGATGATTTTTGAAATAACAACTATTACTCACCTGTCACTCACCCTCGAATCCAACCCTACCCTGGATTCCTGGAGTAACACATACCCTGGACCCTTTCAATATAAACTCTTAACCCCAAGTGGTGAAGAGACTCACTCTCGTTTCCTTTCCGagtctcccactctgtctgctATACTCTGTCACTTACACTgttcaataaactctgctttcacttcCCACTTCCTGATTTCTCTCCTGCacaaagccaaggaccctcttgacTTGTCCTGTGGGACCTCCTCTGTGTTCCTGGACCTGGCCTGTCTACATCAAAATGATACAGAAGTTTGTAAAAAGAAAGCATATATTTACATCTGTATAGacgtattttaatttttcaaaggaaaagttaTTACATCTGTTCTTCCCACCTTTTCATCCTACTTCTCTGGTTGATGGACGTTTAGCAGATAGGTATCTTCTCCTCTACGTCCACACATAA
This DNA window, taken from Neofelis nebulosa isolate mNeoNeb1 chromosome 11, mNeoNeb1.pri, whole genome shotgun sequence, encodes the following:
- the LOC131490188 gene encoding uncharacterized protein LOC131490188 isoform X1 codes for the protein MLLPHLSHCSHAAKPRRRQRTPEAGFPAHRTLTSDSKLPPETGAGRRGVPVFLESRPARRPTPSPLGPAPRLRPVLPDPLQTHACAEWREPAVVSTLEKSHRPACLWLLMASYVIPLLSFPQPTPPSRFSIEDVDLGPQGGHRGDSPKFLAYEKPRKSHLTWENNNQQTSTVKLTQMLELSGNDLSTAIVRLLHQTVTPLKTSLSHEGLGRERGRERDNLKQAPRSAQSPMQGSIPPPWDYDLS
- the LOC131490188 gene encoding uncharacterized protein LOC131490188 isoform X2; amino-acid sequence: MLLPHLSHCSHAAKPRRRQRTPEAGFPAHRTLTSDSKLPPETGAGRRGVPVFLESRPARRPTPSPLGPAPRLRPVLPDPLQTHACAEWREPAVVSTLEKSHRPACLWLLMASYVIPLLSFPQPTPPSRFSIEDVDLGPQGGHRGERGRERDNLKQAPRSAQSPMQGSIPPPWDYDLS
- the LOC131490188 gene encoding uncharacterized protein LOC131490188 isoform X3, with the translated sequence MLLPHLSHCSHAAKPRRRQRTPEAGFPAHRTLTSDSKLPPETGAGRRGVPVFLESRPARRPTPSPLGPAPRLRPVLPDPLQTHACAEWREPAVVSTLEKSHRPACLWLLMASYVIPLLSFPQPTPPSRFSIEDVDLGPQGGHRENLSWLVGEMRQKKKEDRFEA
- the LOC131490188 gene encoding uncharacterized protein LOC131490188 isoform X4; translation: MLLPHLSHCSHAAKPRRRQRTPEAGFPAHRTLTSDSKLPPETGAGRRGVPVFLESRPARRPTPSPLGPAPRLRPVLPDPLQTHACAEWREPAVVSTLEKSHRPACLWLLMASYVIPLLSFPQPTPPSRFSIEDVDLGPQGGHRGKGHARGRDAPM